AGATCATTGAAAAATTCAGAGCGAGTAGCAGCTTTATGATCGAAGAATCTATTTTGGGAACTGCCGAAATTGAAGAGGAGTTTAAGTACGGGAAAGTAAAAATGGCGCTTGTCTTTCCTCACGACTTTGAAAAAGATCTTATTAGTGAACGAAAGGCATCAGTCCAGCTCATAGCGGATGCCACCGATCCTAACACAGCTACTACCTTGGTGAACCATGCTAACGCAATCATCAGAGATCATTTGCAGGAAATTTCACCGGAAAAGCCCAACTTAAATATTCTAATAGATACCCGAAACATCTACAACCCCGAGTTGAAAGGGACAACCAACTTTGTGCCGGGAGTCATGGCGTTGGTGCTATTGCTCATTTGTGTCTTGATGACTTCAGTGTCCATCGTAAAAGAAAAAGAGAATGGCACCATGGAGATATTACTGGTCTCCCCATTCAATCCCTTCATGGTCATCATAGCGAAAGCAGTGCCTTACTTATTGCTTTCCATCGTCAACCTGTCAATCATACTTTTGCTGAGCGTTTATCTATTGGATATGCCAATAAATGGAAGTATCGCTCTCCTTTTTGGGGTGAGCACACTTTTGATCATGACTGCTCTTTCACTAGGGTTGCTCATTTCAAACTCTACAGAGTCGCAGCAAGCTGCGATGCTCATATCATTGATGGGGATGCTACTGCCTACAATGATGTTTACAGGTTTCCTGTTTCCGTTGGAGAACATGCCCATACCTCTCCAGATTATTGCCAATCTAGTCCCTTCCAAATGGTACTACATCATAGTTAAAGATGTAATGATCAAAGGACTCGGTTTTTCTGCCATCTGGAAAGAAACGTTGATTTTGACAGGAATGACCGTTTTTCTACTCATTGTCAGCATCCGGAAATTTAAAATTCGATTATCATGAAAACATTGTCATTTTTACTTCAGAAGGAGTTTAAGCAGATTTTTAGGAATCCGACTTTACTGCGAATGATTTTGGCTATGCCGATCATACAGTTGGCCATTTTACCCCTTGCTGCAGATTTCGAAATCAAAAATATCAATGTGGTGATAGTGGATCATGATCGCTCTACGTACTCCATCGATTTAGTCAACAAGATCATTGCCTCAGGATATTTCATTCTTGTTGATTACATCAATAGTGAGAGGCAAGGCTTTGACTACCTGGAATCAGATGAGGCGGATGTGGTCTTAGAGATCCCACTGGATTTTGAGCGAAACCTGATAAGAGAAAATCATGAACAACTTTTTCTTGCCATCAACGCTATCAACGGTACCAAGGCGAATGTGGGAGGAGGATACTTATCGAGGGTCATAGGGGATTTCAATCAGGAAATACGAATGGAATGGTACCAGAGAGGTAGACGTTCCAATGGTCCTACCATTGAAGCGAAGGCAATCAATTGGTTCAATCCACTTCTGAATTATCAATTTTTTATGGTCCCGGGAATACTGGTAGTACTTGTTACAATGGTAGGTGCTTACATGTGTGCATTGAATATTGTGAAAGAAAAAGAAGTAGGTACGATAGAGCAGATCAATGTGACTCCAATCAAAAAGCACCACTTTATCTTAGGCAAGCTCATTCCTTTCTGGATTATAGGGATTTTTGTTTTTACGCTTGGACTTTTCTTGGTTGCCCGACTTATCTATGGGATTGTCGCGGTAGGAAGTTTAAGTCTTCTTTACGGATACCTTGCGCTCTATCTGGTTGCGGTTTTGGGAATCGGGCTACTGGTTTCTACCTACTCTCAAACGCAGCAACAAGCCATGTCGTTAGCCTTTTTTCTGATGATGATTTTTCTGCTAATGAGTGGCTTATTCACCTCCATAGAAAGCATGCCAGGTTGGGCACGGGTCATCGCGCAGTTCAATCCGGTCACCTATTTCATTGATGTCATGCGGATGATTGTGATGAAAGGAAGTGGATTTCAGCACGTAACAAAACATTTTGTGATTATGACAGGCTTTGCCCTGGTATTTAATACCTGGGCCATTATTAATTATCGAAAAACGACTTGAAAATGAAAAATACAATGAAAAATACAATGAAAAAACCGACCATCATCGGTATTGGGATCCTTATCGCATTACTTTCCCTAAAAGCCTCAGGCCAAACGAAAGGGGATATAAGTGGCACTTGGTATGCTGAAGAAATGGATCAATCGACTATAGAGGTCACTCAACTTTCTGATGGAAGCTACGAAGGGATCATTCGATCTTCTGCCAAAAATGAATTTGTTGGTCATAAAGTCATTTACGATTTTGAATATGATTCGGACGAAAAAGACTACAAAGGGACTATCAACTCGGCAGCAAGGAATATGGAATTGGACGGAACCATTGTACTTGAGGAAAAAGGCAAGTTGAAAATTACCGGTAAAAAGTTCTTCATGACCAAAACTTTTTATTGGACTAAAGAAAAAGATTATGAAAAATAAGGTGAAAATACTCATTGGCTTACTTGTATTGTTGCTAAGTGCTGTAACATATGGCCAGTCACAATGGGAGATTCGCCAGGACTATTCCATTACATTTTCGGGTACTGGGGCGGAAGGTTCTTTCAGGGGTCTTGAAGGGAGCATTCAGTTTGACCCTGACAACCTTGACCAATCTCAGTTTAATGTTTCAATTAACCCTGCAACGATCTCCACAGGTAATAAAACAAAAAATAAACATGCGAGGGGCGACTCATGGTTTGATGTGGAGAAGTACACAAAGGTTGGTTTTGTATCCGAGGAAATTAAGAAAACTGATGGTGGTTATGTTGCCGAAGGCATGCTGACTATGCATGGAGTATCCAATAAAGATCAAATCAATTTTACTTTTTCAAGGCAGCAAAGCAATATGGGTCTTTTCGAGGGAATCATGAAGGTCAACCGTGAAGACTATGGCATAGAAGGACCACTGATCTCATTTATGGTTGGCGATGAATTTGAGGTAAGGATTAGTTTGCCAGTGAAAAAAGAATGACAAGAAGCATTCTTCATTATATGTGTTCATCAAAATTGATTTTTACTCAATCTTCCATGAGAGCACTGTAATGGCATACAACGACCAACTATCATCCGTAAGCTGGTCTTTTCAAATATCCACTAAAGTATCTCATCGCACCAGCCTTTGCAAATAGCTCTGTTTGCTTATGGATGATAGTGTTTGTTATGTGTTTTGTATTGATAAAGATTTCGTAGAAAGAAACAGGTCTATGTAATAGCTCTTATTCTTATCGTCTCTTTGCAGTTCAAATTTATTTTGCTCATGTCTTATAAAAACGACTCTGTATTCTTGTTCCCAGCTAAAACATTCACGTTTCGTGAAGACTATGAAGCTCAATATTGCATCTATCATGTGAGATTCATCAACCAAATGAATCTTTTGAGAATCAGATAGTTTTTTGAAGATGGCAATTATTTCTAGAGCCAATAATCTTTGCTCGTCAAAGTCGTAGATTATAAAGCCTTCAATGGTTTTATACAATAAATCGGTGTGGTGTAAACGAAATCCATCATTAATTTTTTCTTGATGCCGAGAATTGGATAGTAGGTCAAAGAAGAACTGTTGCTCAATTAATATTTGCGTGTCTCCATAGTCTTTATCTTGAAATTTTTTTAAATCCTTTTCTTTGGTGGCACAAAAAACATAACAGTATTTTAAATAGGTTTCGATGCTATTGATGAGCCTCAAAAACAATGCTAACGTTGGTTCATTAAGGACTGTTTGAGATTCGTTCGTGAGTATAGAAATTCCAAATTTCAGTTCTTCCTTATCTATGAAAGAATCCCCTCTAGTGATTTGAAGATTGTTGGTGGAGACTATGTTTTCTGCGATTTTTTTTGGCTTTACATGATACAGTTCTGAGTCCACCATTCTAAAGGACCGAAAGATTGGGATGAATTCATCGTGTTCAGTGAAGATTACTCTCAATGAGGTCATATTTACACATAACGCCAACTGTATGTTTTCGTGGCTGAATTAAAGGTAGTGAAATTTCGGTTTACCACGGAGTCAATCTGCAAGATTGACTTGCTAAATTTGTCCTCCGAAGCTAGTCAATCTTGCAGATTGACGGGATTTCAACGAAGAACCAATGCCTCGAAAACCACTAAACAGCCATGAAATATACAGAGTGTTAGGTGTATTTATTCTTTCGAGTATAATATTATCATTCGAGCTATTTCAGCTATCATTTCCATTTCTACTCTCAAGATATCAATGTTCTTTGGAGTTGGTATAAATGGAATAGCTTTAGTTTCGTCAAAATCTGGATTGGAGTGAACGATTGAACACCTTAAGGAATACACGCGTTTTGTTAAATTCTGATAAAAATTACCTTCTTTACCAAAGTCAATAGCAGGAAGGGTTAAAGGTTTATTGCATTGAATAGTAATGTCCTTTTCGAAATGTTCAATAAGTTCGTATTCATTCAATGCACTTTGAAGCTCCTCTCTATTGATGTATTGTCTTAAGACACGTTCTATTTTAATTTTATCAGTCGTGTGTTTTTCATTTTCTTTTTTAAAGATATTGATTGCTTGATTGATGTAATGATCTGTTTTAACATGAAAATCAGGTTTTAGCATAAGCTTTTTTACTTCATCAGACACAATTTTATAAGCACTTTTGTCGCTGAAATATTCAATAATATGATAATAGGTGATAAACTTAAATGGTAAGAAATCCACCTTTTCAGCAGTGTGGAAATACTGAATGAGTTCAGGGATGTAGTTTTTATAGATGAGATCAATTTTCTTTTCTGGTAACTCAATACCTCTTTTTCTTCTTCTTATACCTCTACGAAGAAGCCCCTCAATATTCATTGTTTCAAATCCTAATTCGTATGTAAATTCGACATCAAATAGCACAGAGTTAAGAATGTTTCTAATATCATTCATTTGTCCTTCCACCGAAGGTTTCTTAAAACCATGAATTTTAAGAATCGTCACTCTCCTTCTAGAAAACCTTTTTCCACCACGGAGAAATTCCATAAACTTTGGGAGTGTACTGTCCTCATTCTGTCCTGCCTCAAACACTATGTTTAAGTCGTTATTGAAGTATTTCATACCAATTTCTAAAAAGTGGGTATGTGATTCATCTTCATTCTCAGTAGGTATTCGAGATGATCTAAATGATACTGGTATAAGAAGAACTTCGATTACACCATCAGATTTGATTGCTAAAAAATCCTGAAATATGAAAATTCCTTTTAGTGTGAGATCAAATAATCGCTGTGCATCTTCTTTTGTTTCAAAGTATAATTGCACGTCAGGATTTCCTGAATATCCTGTAACGTAGTAAGTTGTACCACTCTCTTCGCTGCCATCAGCCCATCTATAGTTGTAATCTCGAGCTTCAATATTTAAATCAGGAAATGTTTCTTTAAAATTCTTAAGTATTGCTTCCATTTTGAATCGGTTACACCTAACGCACAGCTATGATGAGTGGGGATTAGAAAGCACTACCTCTCGTCTCGCACATAGCCACGCCTTGATTTAAATTTAAAACTTGTGGCGGACTTTCCAATCCCTACGAAAATATCCTGACCGATGAAACCCCATTCATTCATAGCATATGTTAGCGAGATTTAGTTAATTCCAATTCTGCCAATTGCAGGGTAAATATGGTTTTTCATTATGGCATATGTATCGTTTTCAATATTCCATTTGTTATAGTTTCCCGCTGTGGTGACAACAATTAAATCATTCTCCAAATCCCAATAAATATTCTGGTCTCCATTTCCGTTTGCCGCTACAATTCTTATGTCCTTACCTATGATTATATCAGGCCACATCCAAAATTGATAGCCGT
The sequence above is drawn from the Reichenbachiella sp. genome and encodes:
- a CDS encoding ABC transporter permease; amino-acid sequence: MKTLSFLLQKEFKQIFRNPTLLRMILAMPIIQLAILPLAADFEIKNINVVIVDHDRSTYSIDLVNKIIASGYFILVDYINSERQGFDYLESDEADVVLEIPLDFERNLIRENHEQLFLAINAINGTKANVGGGYLSRVIGDFNQEIRMEWYQRGRRSNGPTIEAKAINWFNPLLNYQFFMVPGILVVLVTMVGAYMCALNIVKEKEVGTIEQINVTPIKKHHFILGKLIPFWIIGIFVFTLGLFLVARLIYGIVAVGSLSLLYGYLALYLVAVLGIGLLVSTYSQTQQQAMSLAFFLMMIFLLMSGLFTSIESMPGWARVIAQFNPVTYFIDVMRMIVMKGSGFQHVTKHFVIMTGFALVFNTWAIINYRKTT
- a CDS encoding DUF2147 domain-containing protein, yielding MKNTMKNTMKKPTIIGIGILIALLSLKASGQTKGDISGTWYAEEMDQSTIEVTQLSDGSYEGIIRSSAKNEFVGHKVIYDFEYDSDEKDYKGTINSAARNMELDGTIVLEEKGKLKITGKKFFMTKTFYWTKEKDYEK
- a CDS encoding ABC transporter permease, producing MKQLFTFIKKEFKHVFRDEKTLLLLFGLPIVQIVLFGFALTNEIKDASLIVVDYSKDAATQQIIEKFRASSSFMIEESILGTAEIEEEFKYGKVKMALVFPHDFEKDLISERKASVQLIADATDPNTATTLVNHANAIIRDHLQEISPEKPNLNILIDTRNIYNPELKGTTNFVPGVMALVLLLICVLMTSVSIVKEKENGTMEILLVSPFNPFMVIIAKAVPYLLLSIVNLSIILLLSVYLLDMPINGSIALLFGVSTLLIMTALSLGLLISNSTESQQAAMLISLMGMLLPTMMFTGFLFPLENMPIPLQIIANLVPSKWYYIIVKDVMIKGLGFSAIWKETLILTGMTVFLLIVSIRKFKIRLS
- a CDS encoding YceI family protein, whose product is MKNKVKILIGLLVLLLSAVTYGQSQWEIRQDYSITFSGTGAEGSFRGLEGSIQFDPDNLDQSQFNVSINPATISTGNKTKNKHARGDSWFDVEKYTKVGFVSEEIKKTDGGYVAEGMLTMHGVSNKDQINFTFSRQQSNMGLFEGIMKVNREDYGIEGPLISFMVGDEFEVRISLPVKKE